The genomic window CACCGCGTCATGCTGGAACTCGAACCGGACCACATCGGCGTCTGGCCGGACGCGGCGGACCGCTAGTCCGTGTCCGACGAATCCCGCGCTGGCGCGCGGCGGCTCGGGGGCAGGCGCCCTCGCCCGGTCAGGCCGGGCTGACCGTCAGTCCGCCCAGCCCACGCGTGCGCACCGCGATCGAACCGAACGGCGTCCGCAGCCGCAGCCAGTTCCCCGTGGCGAGCAGCGCCGCCCCCCGCACCCCCTCCGGCAACGGCCGCAGAAAGCCCAGCGACTGCGCGGCGTGCACCGCCCGCAACGGCAGTTCCGTCTCTCCGACGCTGCGGGACCAGATCTCGCGACCGATCCGATCGCGCTCGGCCCGCGTCCGCCGCTCCTGCGGCAACGCCTCGTCACGGGCACGGAATTCGGCGACCGCCGCCGCCACCGCCCCCCGCATGTCGGGGACGCCGGGCAGCCCCGGCAGCTCCCGCCAGCCGCCGCGCGGCGGCAGGACCCCGGTCCACGGCGGACCGGTCACAGCGGCCGGAACGGCCAGTTCGGCCCCCTCGACGGACTCCAGCAGCTCACCGGCCGAGACAGTGACATCCAGCTCCAGGCCCTCGGCGCCCGGCTCGGCGAGCCGGGCCGTCCTGATCGCCAGGACCTCGAACGAGGGCGGCCTGCCGAACACGGCGAGCGCCCCGCCGCCGGCCTGGAGCCGGACGGCGGCGGCGCGGTCGTAGTGGATCAGCCGGCCGAGGAAGGCGGCGAGGTCCGCCGCCTCCCTCGCGTCGGCGAGCCGCAGGGTCTGCACGGGCGCCGTCATGCCGCGACCGGGTCCTCCACGCCTTCGTCCAGGTACTCCAGGAGGAAGGACTTCTCCTCGGCGCTGATCCGGCGCGGACGCGCCGCCGCCAGGTCGTAGGGCACGACGATCGTCGAAGCCCGGACGTAGACCTGCTCCGAGCCGTCGGCGTCCGTGTCCTTGATCTCGTACGCGATCGTCAGCGACGCCGCGCCGATCTTGGTGACCCAGGACTCGACGGTCACCGGCGCGTGCCGGTGGACCAGCGGCCGTACGTAGTCGATCTCGTGCCGGGCCACGACGGACCCACCGGAGAACGACGGGGAACCGTCCCCCGGCGCCAGCCGGAACATGAAGTCGATGCGGGCCTCCTCCAGATAGCGGAGGAAGACCACATTGTTGACGTGCCCGAAGGCGTCCATGTCCGACCAGCGCAGGGGGCACTGGTAGATATGCCGAGCCATGGCCGTGATCAGCCCCGGGTCAGCTTCTTGTAGGTGGCGCGGTGCGGCCGGGCCGCGTCCGGGCCGAGCCGCTCGATCTTGTTCTTCTCGTAGGAATCGAAGTTGCCCTCGAACCAGAACCACTTCGAGTCGCCCTCGTAGGCGAGGATGTGCGTCGCGACCCGGTCCAGGAACCAGCGGTCGTGGGAGACGACCACGGCGCAGCCCGGGAAGTCGAGCAGCGCGTTCTCCAGCGAGGAGAGGGTCTCGACGTCGAGGTCGTTGGTGGGCTCGTCGAGCAGCAGCAGGTTGCCGCCCTGCTTGAGGGTGAGCGCGAGGTTGAGGCGGTTGCGCTCACCGCCGGAGAGGACCCCGGCCGGCTTCTGCTGGTCCGGCCCCTTGAAGCCGAACGCGGACACGTACGCGCGCGACGGCATCTCGACCTGGCCGACGTTGATGTAGTCCAGCTCGTCGGAGACGACGGCCCACAGCGTCTTCTTCGGGTCGATGTTCTCGCGGCTCTGGTCGACGTAGGAGATCTTGACGGTCTCGCCGACCTTGATCTTGCCGGAGTCGGGCTGCTCCAGGCCCTGGAGCATCTTGAACAGCGTGGTCTTGCCGGCGCCGTTCGGGCCGATCACGCCGACGATGCCGTTGCGGGGCAGGGTGAAGGAGAGGTCGTCGATGAGGACCTTGTCGCCGAAGGCCTTGTTGAGGTTCTCGACCTCGACGACGACGCTGCCCAGGCGGGGGCCCGGCGGGATCTGGATCTCCTCGAAGTCCAGCTTCCGGGTCTTCTCGGCCTCGGCGGCCATCTCCTCGTAACGGGCCAGCCGGGCCTTGGACTTGGCCTGCCGTCCCTTGGCGTTGGAGCGGACCCACTCCAGCTCTTCCTTGAGCCGCTTCTGGCGCTTGGCGTCCTTCTGGCCCTCGACCTTCAGACGCGAGGCCTTGTTCTCCAGGTACGTGGAGTAGTTGCCCTCGTACGGGTGGGCGCGGCCGCGGTCGAGCTCCAGGATCCACTGGGCCACGTTGTCCAGGAAGTACCTGTCGTGGGTGATCGCGACGACGGTGCCGGCGTACTTGGCGAGGTGCTGCTCCAGCCACTGCACGGACTCGGCGTCCAGGTGGTTGGTGGGCTCGTCGAGCAGCAGCAGGTCGGGGGCCTCCAGCAGCAGCTTGCAGAGCGCGACGCGGCGCTTCTCACCACCGGACAGGTTGGTCACGGCCCAGTCGCCGGGCGGGCAGCCCAGGGCGTCCATGGCCTGTTCCAGCTGCGCGTCGAGGTCCCAGGCGTTGGCGTGGTCCAGATCCTCCTGGAGCTTGCCCATCTCCTCCATCAGCGCGTCGGAGTAGTCCGTCGCCATCTGCTCGGCGATCGCGTTGAACCGGTCGAGCTTGCCCTTGATCTCCGCGACGCCGTCCTGCACGTTCTCCAGGACCGTCTTGCTCTCGTCCAGCGGCGGCTCCTGCAGCAGGATGCCGACGCTGTAACCGGGCGACAGGAACGCGTCACCGTTCGACGGCTGCTCCAGACCGGCCATGATCTTCAGCACGGTCGACTTACCGGCACCGTTCGGGCCGACCACACCGATCTTCGCACCGGGCAGGAAGCTCAGCGTGACGTCGTCAAGGATCACCTTGTCGCCGTGCGCCTTGCGCGTCTTGCGCATGGTGTAGATGTACTCAGCCAAGAGAAACCGTCCGGCAATATGAGGGTGGGCAGATACACCCCATCTTGCCTGACCGCCACCCCAGGAACGAAACCCGTATCGCCGGGGGCCGCCGACCTGCCCCTTCCCGGGTCACCCGGGTGGTTGATCGGCCACGGGCTGTTGCCGCGGCGGCATCGAAGCCCTCTCGCACGGCCCGCAGGCGGCCCGCGGGTCCCGGGCGGCGGACGGGAGGTCCGCGTCGTCGGAGAGGCCGACGGCCCCGGTGGGGTGGCGTGTCCGGGACCGTCGTCAGCGGGGTGTGGTCGGGTGCTTACTGCTCGTGGGTCACTCCTGGGCGGAGGACGCGTCCGGGGTGGATCCGGCGGGCGGGGTCTTCTTCTTGCGGACGAGGAGGACGGCGGCGCCGCCGATCACGAGGAGGGCGATGGCGATGCCCGCGATGACGGGGGTGGCGTTCGAGCTGCCGGTCACGGCCAGGTTGTCGCCGCCCGAGGTGCCGCCCGCGGAGGCAGGGCTCGGCTGGGAGGACGGCTGCTCGGGGGCCGGGCCGCTGCTGCCGGTGGTCTTGCAGTCCAGGACGCCCTTGAAGTTCTTCGAGAACCCGCCGGGGCCGGTGATCGTGAAGTCGTACGCCTGGTCCTCGGGGACCGGGACGGTGACGGTACGGGACTCACCGGCGGCGATGGTGTGCGTGAAGCCCATCAGCTCGAAGGTGAACGGCTCGTCGCCCTTGTTCGTGGCGGTGAGGTCGATGCCGCCCTCGGCGCAGTTCTTCTCCGCGGAGAGTGCCGGGATGGGGCCTGCCTTGGCCCAGGTCGCGGAGGCGGTCGCGGAGACGGTGGACCGGCTGGATCCGGCGAGGATCTGGGTCTGGCTCTTGGTCACCCCGCGAACGCCCGGCCGACCGGCACCGACGTGGTCGCCTGCACGGTCAGCGAGGCGGAGCCGTCAGGAGCGCTCGAGGGTATGCCGAAGTAGAGCCGGCTGCCGTCGGCCGCGGTCGTGACGAGCTTGCCCGCCTCGTCGGTCACCGTGACGCCGCTCGCGGCGGCGTCGGCGGGCGGGACCACCGTGACCTGGTCGGCGTCGGTGCGGACCGTGACCGGCCCGAGCCGGCCGCCGGCCTTCCCGGAGACGGCGTTCGGCTCCAGGCTCAGCGAGGCGTGGGGCTCCTCGACGTCCTTCGCCTCCTTCTCCAGCCAGTCGGCGAGCTTCTCGGCGGCGGGGTCGAGCGCCTCGACCTCGGCGCCGTCCGAGTAGCGCCAGATGGCGACCTGGGTGCCCGCGGCGGCGGTCCGCTCGGTGAGCGGACCGGTGTCCGCGCGGTCGGCGAGTCCCATGAGGTCGTCGACCTGGGGGTAGGAGTGCTGCAGGATCCAGCGGATCTTGCCGGCGTTCTCGTTGGCGCCGAGCGAGGTCTGGTCCCAGGGGGTCTCCAGGTACTTGGCCTGCTCCTGGGTGGGGTTGTGGATGTCGATGCAGTACGTCTTGAGCGTGCCGCCGCCGTCGACGGTCATCTGGAAGAGCCCGGCGGGCAGTTCCTGGTCGCGGCCGCCGTCGTGGAGCACGGCGCGGTCGAAGGTGGTCAGACCGTCGAGCGTGGCCGACGCCCCGCCCGAGTGCTGGGGGGCCTCGTCGGCGAGAGCCGGTCCCGCGGTGACCATCGAGCCCGCAGCGAACAGCGCCGACACGAGAGCCGCCATCGCGAGACGGGCAGCTCCCCGCCCACGTACAGAGAACGCAGAAAACACAGAATTCCCCTCCGGGCGAGGCCCTTTCACATGGGATGTGTGGGGGAAGCGCCTCGCCTGCAGACTCAAGTGCCCCGTGGTACTGGGGAATCCTAGGGACGCGCCGCGACCCGCTGCCCCGTCATACCTTGAGATAACCATTCCGAATCGGAATCGTTATCGCGCCCTTTGCATCCCCTGGCGAACTATCGACAAATCTCCACAACCGCAGGTCAGGGGTGGGGTGGGAACCCCGCGCTCAGAAGGGCGGTGCCGGGACAGCATCCGCCACCGCACCGGCGGTGACCGGTGCCGGGCCGGCCGGTGCGGTCCCGTCGGCCTCGTGCTCGACCGCGTTCGCCGCCCCTGATGCACCGGCCCGCCCGGCGGAGCGGTCGCGGTCCGCCGGATACGGATCCCCCTTCGCCGCCCGCCGGAACGCGGACGTACCGCGCGTCAAGTCGTGCCCGGCCGCCACCGCGTCGACCTCGGCCGACGAACGGCGCACCCCGTCCCGCTCCTCTTCGCGCACCTTCAACCGGCCGTGCACCACGAGAGGTTCACCGACCGAGACCGAAGCCGCCAGGTTCAGTCCCAGCGTCCGCGACGCCCACACCGTGTAGAAGCTGGTGGGCCCGTCCGCCCAGACCTCCCGCAGCCGGTCCCAGCGACGCGATGTCACGGCGAACCGGAATCGCGCGTATCCCCCGCTCTCGGATTCCCGGTACTCCACAGCCGTCGCCACATTGCCCACCAGCGTCACCGTCGTCTCATTCATGACGGGTCCCCTCCCATTCGTCCGTACCGGGCCGGTGTCCGTCCATCCGGCCCCCCGCGCTGACTGATCCCATGCTGGACCGGCTGCCGGATCCCCGCAGGCGCCTGTGGACCGGCCGGCGAATGGGGAAAACCCCGCCACCCACACGAGTGGGGGCGGGGTTTCCGAACCGCGCTGGACCGGGCTCCCGGCTCAGCGTCTGGACACCGTCACGTACTGCTCCCGTACCTCCCGGTACCGCAGCAGCTCCGCGGCGATCGGGTCGAGCACCTTCGCCCGCCCGCAGGCCGCCGCGGCCTCCTTGAGCCGCCGCTCCGCGTCCTGTCCGTACCGCCGCGCGGGCCCCTTCGCGGCCGCGGCGCACGCCCACTCCACCAGCGGCCCGCCCACGATCCCCCCGAGCATCAGCAGCACCGGCGGTACCAGCATCGGCTCCAGCACCCCGATGATCTGGCCCAACAGCCACAGCCCGCCGTAGATCTGAAGCAGGGTCATCGCCGCCTGGGCCAGCACCGCGGCCGGCCACCACGCGGGCCGCGGCGGCCGAGGGCTCGGTGTGCCCAGCGTGACCGCGAGCTCGTCCAGCGCCTCGGGCAGCCCTTCCGCGCCGCGCACCGCCGCCTCGCGCACGGCCTGTGCCCAGGGCACGGGCAGCCCGTGGGCCGCCTCGTCCGCGACCGTACGTACCGCCTGCTCGACCCGTTGGCGTGCCGTGAGTTCCTCCTCCACCGGTTCCGGTGGCTGCGGCAGTCCGCCGCCGGGCGTGCGGACGCGCTCGTACCAGCGCCACAGCCGCAGCCAGGGTGTGCCGCAGGCACGCCCCGCGTTTCTGCGCCACTGGCGTTCGGCCTCCTCACCGACCGCCTTGGCACCGACCGCGCCCGCCAGCCGCGCCGTGAAGTCGTCGCGGGCCCGCTCGCCGAGTCCGGGGTGCCCGTCGGCCACGTACAGGGACCGCAGCCGTTTCGCGGCCGCGTCGACGTCGGCGGAGATGCGCCGGGCGGCGGCGGTGCGGTCCTGGACGAAGCGTCCGAGCAGTTCGCGCAGCTCGCCGACGCCCTCGCCGGTGAGTGCCGACAGGGCGAGGACGGTGGCGCCGGGTTCGCCGTGCTCTCCGAGGGCGATGCCGTCCTCGTCGAGGAGCCGGCGCAGATCGTCGAGTACCTGGTCGGCGGCGTCGCCGGGCAGCCTGTCGATCTGGTTGAGGACGACGAAGGTGACCTCGGCATGCCCGGCGAGCGGTCGCAGATAACGTTCGTGGAGGGCGGCGTCCGCGTACTTCTCCGGGTCGACGACCCAGACCACCGCGTCGACCAGCGCCAGCACCCGGTCCACCTGCTCACGGTGGACGGTCAGCGCCGAGTCGTGGT from Streptomyces formicae includes these protein-coding regions:
- a CDS encoding acyl-CoA thioesterase yields the protein MARHIYQCPLRWSDMDAFGHVNNVVFLRYLEEARIDFMFRLAPGDGSPSFSGGSVVARHEIDYVRPLVHRHAPVTVESWVTKIGAASLTIAYEIKDTDADGSEQVYVRASTIVVPYDLAAARPRRISAEEKSFLLEYLDEGVEDPVAA
- the ettA gene encoding energy-dependent translational throttle protein EttA, which codes for MAEYIYTMRKTRKAHGDKVILDDVTLSFLPGAKIGVVGPNGAGKSTVLKIMAGLEQPSNGDAFLSPGYSVGILLQEPPLDESKTVLENVQDGVAEIKGKLDRFNAIAEQMATDYSDALMEEMGKLQEDLDHANAWDLDAQLEQAMDALGCPPGDWAVTNLSGGEKRRVALCKLLLEAPDLLLLDEPTNHLDAESVQWLEQHLAKYAGTVVAITHDRYFLDNVAQWILELDRGRAHPYEGNYSTYLENKASRLKVEGQKDAKRQKRLKEELEWVRSNAKGRQAKSKARLARYEEMAAEAEKTRKLDFEEIQIPPGPRLGSVVVEVENLNKAFGDKVLIDDLSFTLPRNGIVGVIGPNGAGKTTLFKMLQGLEQPDSGKIKVGETVKISYVDQSRENIDPKKTLWAVVSDELDYINVGQVEMPSRAYVSAFGFKGPDQQKPAGVLSGGERNRLNLALTLKQGGNLLLLDEPTNDLDVETLSSLENALLDFPGCAVVVSHDRWFLDRVATHILAYEGDSKWFWFEGNFDSYEKNKIERLGPDAARPHRATYKKLTRG
- a CDS encoding single-stranded DNA-binding protein, which encodes MNETTVTLVGNVATAVEYRESESGGYARFRFAVTSRRWDRLREVWADGPTSFYTVWASRTLGLNLAASVSVGEPLVVHGRLKVREEERDGVRRSSAEVDAVAAGHDLTRGTSAFRRAAKGDPYPADRDRSAGRAGASGAANAVEHEADGTAPAGPAPVTAGAVADAVPAPPF
- a CDS encoding YfjP family GTPase; translation: MAAGDSGEAAGKPAAQEPESQEPHDPPEEAARPDAVRWDDGLIARRASDPSALADDDVSLLADEPHSPVGGPYAAPLRARLGALRELVGLSRTRLDGRALDEADRVLGEAAARQRLSSQHTVVAIAGATGSGKSTLFNALAGVPISETGLRRPTTSAPISLAWSDGAAGLLDRLAIPGRLRRRPLAGGSGDEALQGLVLVDLPDHDSALTVHREQVDRVLALVDAVVWVVDPEKYADAALHERYLRPLAGHAEVTFVVLNQIDRLPGDAADQVLDDLRRLLDEDGIALGEHGEPGATVLALSALTGEGVGELRELLGRFVQDRTAAARRISADVDAAAKRLRSLYVADGHPGLGERARDDFTARLAGAVGAKAVGEEAERQWRRNAGRACGTPWLRLWRWYERVRTPGGGLPQPPEPVEEELTARQRVEQAVRTVADEAAHGLPVPWAQAVREAAVRGAEGLPEALDELAVTLGTPSPRPPRPAWWPAAVLAQAAMTLLQIYGGLWLLGQIIGVLEPMLVPPVLLMLGGIVGGPLVEWACAAAAKGPARRYGQDAERRLKEAAAACGRAKVLDPIAAELLRYREVREQYVTVSRR